In the genome of Colletotrichum lupini chromosome 8, complete sequence, one region contains:
- a CDS encoding male sterility protein, translated as MSPPSVYGPTSAALPSSSLDANPIIDAATVQDLDNDDSTLKTVDELVRRRARSKPDQVIVSYPSSGITYVDYTMRQLDVFAYRVAKFYEQRIPSRPNSDEKPTTVAVLGPSNFDYLVTMLALTKLGHTTLFLSTRISQEAIESLISVTGAKFLLADKRYLETAEGAKQTLPHLDVFEIAGQSTFDFPIEVHADTRLDYGRDLSVETNNLIYIIHSSGSTGLPKPIYQTQKSAIHNYSSSMNMKAFITLPLYHNHGICNLYRAIYCGKPIHLYNADLPLTREHLTSIMRKHNFEIFYGVPYALKLLAETDEGMDLLRQLKIVMYGGSACPDDLGDTLVNNGVNLVGHYGATEVGQLMTSFRPPNDKVWNYVREHEKLAPYLKWIPRGPNLFECCVLPGWPAKVATNQEDGSYCTKDLFEPHPTIPKAWKYIARLDDTIALVNGEKFNPVHMEGTIRSNKNITECVIFGVGRPSLGALVVPAAALAGKSNDEILEIVWPVVESASKSVEAYARVSKNMIKLLPYDCEYPRTDKGSVIRQAFYKRYAKDIDEVYDNADAASGDLKKFSVPELQDFIRQGLVQTLSKKVQLDDDTDFFSLGLDSLQAIQMRSDILRTVDIGDNKLGQTVVFDHPSINKLSAYLYSLGTGEGVQADAPIESEMQELIDKYGNFGPIESASRSSVAVTGATGSLGAHIVAKLAADPTIKTIYCFTRASSDADAVRRVNSSLIQRRLYHALPASSRRKLVALSTDLADAKLGLSDELYRQVKQDLRLVIHAAWSVNFNMRLSSFAKGNIAGVNHLIALCKAAGDVETGASSPASFNFCSSVSTVARATTIPVPESVPDLEWAQGMGYAQSKVVAEHLCAKATKAGIKSRVLRIGQIVADTQHGVWNATEAIPLMLQTAITVGALPKLQETPSWLPVDTVAQGVIDISLSDADGVFTNVANPKMFSWTNDLLPALKAAGLEFEEVEPKEWIRRLRASNPDPAANPPIKLVDFFASKYDKDEFSPSKTYVTDNACSLSRALAQAPVLDQKLVDNFVRYFKANHWVKKNEVSAKTVVMIAGPCGSGKSTLATSLASSLKAPFIEGDSLHSKASIEKMGSNVALTDEDRSLWLSRIGKRASEALGDLGYDSVVVSCSALRKSYRDTLRSVFAEQEGVKVVFLDLQASPETLVSRMNERKGHYMLASMVEGQVEVYEAAGVAELDVLPVEAEGTPEQVFEEAKWLLEQIGLN; from the exons ATGAGTCCCCCCTCAGTATACGGTCCCACGAGCGCGGCGCTCCCGAGCTCCAGCTTGGACGCGAATCCCATCATTGACGCTGCTACCGTGCAGGATTTGGACAATGACGATTCAACGCTCAAGACTGTGGACGAGCTGGTCCGCCGGCGCGCCCGGTCGAAACCTGACCAAGTCATCGTGTCTTACCCTTCGTCGGGTATCACATATGTCGACTACACAATGAGGCAGCTCGACGTTTTTGCCTACCGTGTTGCAAAGTTCTATGAGCAGCGCATCCCTAGCCGTCCCAACTCAGATGAGAAGCCCACGACAGTGGCTGTTCTTGGCCCCTCCAACTTTGACTACCTCGTCACCATGCTGGCCTTGACCAAGCTTGGACACACGACGCTCTTCTTGTCAACAAGAATCTCACAGGAGGCCATCGAGTCTCTCATCAGCGTTACAGGTGCCAAGTTCCTGTTGGCTGACAAGAGGTACCTCGAGACGGCCGAGGGAGCCAAGCAGACTTTGCCTCATCTTGATGTCTTTGAGATTGCCGGCCAGTCAACGTTTGACTTCCCCATCGAAGTCCATGCTGATACCCGTCTGGATTATGGTCGTGATCTCTCAGTTGAGACCAACAACCTGATCTACATCATTCACTCTAGTG GCTCGACTGGCTTGCCCAAGCCCATTTACCAGACTCAAAAGTCGGCCATCCACAATTACTCCAGCAGCATGAACATGAAGGCCTTCATCACACTACCCCTGTACCACAACCACGGTATCTGCAATCTGTACCGCGCCATCTACTGCGGAAAGCCCATACACCTGTACAACGCGGATCTCCCATTGACCAGAGAGCACCTCACAAGCATCATGCGCAAGCACAACTTTGAAATCTTCTACGGCGTGCCCTACGCGCTCAAGCTCCTCGCAGAGACAGACGAGGGCATGGACCTGCTCCGCCAGCTCAAGATCGTCATGTACGGCGGCTCCGCTTGCCCCGACGACCTCGGCGACACCCTCGTCAACAACGGCGTCAACCTCGTCGGCCACTACGGCGCAACTGAGGTCGGTCAGCTCATGACGTCTTTCCGCCCTCCCAACGACAAGGTCTGGAACTATGTTCGCGAGCACGAGAAGCTCGCGCCGTACCTCAAGTGGATTCCTCGCGGTCCGAACCTGTTTGAGTGCTGTGTCCTGCCCGGCTGGCCTGCCAAGGTAGCCACGAACCAGGAGGATGGATCGTACTGCACAAAGGATCTGTTTGAGCCTCACCCGACGATCCCCAAGGCGTGGAAGTACATTGCCAGACTTGACGACACCATTGCACTCGTCAACGGCGAGAAGTTCAACCCCGTCCACATGGAGGGCACGATCCGCTCCAACAAGAACATCACAGAGTGCGTCATCTTCGGCGTCGGTCGCCCATCTCTCGGTGCCCTCGTCGTTCCAGCTGCGGCGCTGGCTGGCAAGAGCAATGATGAGATTCTTGAGATTGTTTGGCCCGTAGTAGAGAGCGCGAGCAAGTCCGTTGAGGCCTATGCCCGTGTCTCCAAGAACATGATCAAGCTTCTCCCTTACGACTGCGAGTATCCCAGAACCGACAAGGGCAGCGTCATTCGCCAGGCCTTCTACAAGCGGTACGCTAAGGATATTGACGAGGTCTACGACAATGCAGACGCGGCCAGCGGCGACTTGAAGAAGTTTAGCGTTCCTGAGTTGCAAGATTTCATCCGCCAGGGCCTCGTCCAGACTCTTTCAAAGAAGGTCCAGCTGGATGACGATACCGACTTCTTCTCACTTGGTCTCGACTCCCTGCAGGCTATCCAAATGCGTTCCGATATCCTGAGGACGGTTGACATTGGCGACAACAAGCTTGGCCAGACTGTTGTGTTTGATCATCCGTCGATCAACAAGTTGAGCGCTTACCTTTACAGTCTCGGTACTGGAGAGGGCGTTCAGGCCGATGCTCCCATCGAAAGCGAGATGCAAGAGCTTATTGACAAGTACGGCAACTTTGGTCCCATCGAGTCAGCTTCTAGATCCTCAGTC GCCGTCACCGGCGCTACTGGTTCTCTCGGAGCGCATATTGTCGCCAAGCTTGCCGCAGACCCGACCATCAAGACCATCTACTGCTTCACCCGTGCAAGCTCCGACGCCGACGCAGTCCGCCGCGTCAACAGCTCCCTCATCCAGCGCAGGCTCTACCACGCGCTGCCCGCCTCCTCCCGCAGAAAGCTCGTCGCACTGTCCACTGACCTCGCCGATGCCAAGCTCGGTCTCTCCGACGAACTGTACCGCCAGGTCAAGCAGGATCTCCGCCTCGTCATCCACGCCGCCTGGTCAGTCAACTTCAACATGCGCCTCTCAAGTTTCGCAAAGGGCAACATTGCTGGCGTCAACCACCTCATCGCCCTGTGCAAGGCCGCCGGCGACGTCGAGACCGGAGCATCTTCCCCTGCCTCGTTCAACTTCTGCTCTTCCGTCAGCACCGTCGCGCGCGCGACGACGATCCCCGTCCCCGAATCCGTCCCCGATCTCGAATGGGCTCAGGGTATGGGATACGCCCAGTCCAAGGTCGTCGCCGAGCACCTCTGCGCCAAGGCAACCAAGGCCGGAATCAAGTCCCGCGTCCTGCGCATCGGCCAGATCGTCGCAGACACCCAACACGGCGTCTGGAACGCAACGGAAGCCATTCCCCTCATGCTCCAAACGGCAATCACCGTCGGCGCCCTCCCCAAACTCCAAGAGACACCCTCCTGGCTGCCTGTAGACACCGTCGCGCAAGGCGTCATCGACATCTCCCTCTCTGACGCAGACGGCGTCTTCACTAACGTCGCGAACCCCAAGATGTTCAGCTGGACCAACGATCTCCTCCCTGCCCTCAAGGCCGCTGGCCTCGAGTTCGAAGAGGTCGAGCCCAAGGAGTGGATCCGTCGCCTGCGCGCCTCAAACCCGGATCCCGCCGCCAACCCGCCAATCAAGCTCGTCGACTTCTTCGCGTCAAAGTATGACAAGGACGAGTTCTCGCCATCCAAGACGTATGTCACCGACAATGCCTGCTCTCTCTCACGGGCGCTGGCCCAAGCGCCCGTGTTGGATCAGAAGCTTGTCGACAACTTTGTCCGATACTTCAAGGCCAACCACTGGGTCAAAAAGAACGAAGTCTCAGCCAAGACGGTCGTCATGATTGCGGGCCCTTGCGGCAGCGGAAAGTCTACGCTGGCTACCTCTCTGGCCTCTTCTCTTAAGGCACCCTTCATCGAGGGCGACTCTCTGCATTCCAAGGCATCCATCGAGAAGATGGGCAGCAACGTCGCCTTGACTGACGAGGATCGGTCTCTATGGCTTAGCCGCATTGGTAAGAGAGCGTCTGAAGCCCTCGGAGATCTGGGCTACGACTCTGTCGTCGTCAGCTGCTCGGCTCTGAGGAAGTCGTATCGCGATACCCTGCGAAGCGTCTTTGCAGAGCAGGAGGGCGTCAAGGTTGTCTTCCTCGACCTCCAGGCCAGTCCTGAGACGCTTGTTAGCAGGATGAACGAGCGCAAGGGTCACTACATGCTGGCGAGCATGGTCGAGGGACAGGTTGAGGTATATGAGGCTGCCGGTGTCGCGGAGTTGGATGTCCTCCCCGTTGAAGCTGAGGGCACACCGGAACAGGTTTTTGAAGAGGCCAAGTGGCTGCTTGAACAGATTGGATTGAACTGA
- a CDS encoding GCY, producing the protein MPLATHFTLNTGAKIPAVGFGTWQAGPHEVERAVETALRSGYRHIDCAAIYRNEAEVGEGIRKSGVPRSEIFVTGKLWNTKHAPEDVESGVDKTLKDLGTDYLDLFLMHWPVAFKPSDKWFPIDSNGVFELADIDPAETWAAMEKLVQSGKVRAIGVSNFTKQRIEDLLTKTKTVPAVNQIEAHPYLQQPDLLEFCKSKGIQLAAYSPLGNNQTGEPRTVDDPLVGELGKKLGIDGGQLLASWGVQRGTVVLPKSVTPSRIESNFKVQELPADAFAQLNGLERNKRFNWQTRWGFDIFQELGEEEVKRVAQETGPENLTKFTI; encoded by the exons ATGCCTCTCGCAACACACTTCACACTCAACACTGGTGCAAAGATCCCAGCAGTGGGATTCGGCACCTGGCAAGCTGGACCTCACGAGGTTGAGCGTGCTGTTGAGACTGCCCTGCGCTCCGGCTACCGCCACATCGACTGCGCCGCCATCTACCGCAATGAAGCGGAAGTTGGTGAGGGCATTCGCAAGAGCGGCGTGCCTCGTTCAGAGATCTTTGTTACAGGGAAGCTGTGGAACACCAAGCACGCACCCGAAGATGTCGAGTCCGGTGTTGACAAGACGCTCAAGGACTTGGGGACGGATTACCTCGATTTGTTCCTGATGCACTGGCCAGT AGCATTCAAGCCGTCGGATAAATGGTTTCCCATTGACTCCAACGGCGTCTTCGAGCTGGCCGACATTGACCCCGCGGAAACGTGGGCAGCCATGGAGAAGCTGGTCCAAAGCGGCAAAGTCCGCGCCATCGGTGTCTCCAACTTCACTAAGCAGCGCATCGAGGATCTTCTGACAAAGACCAAGACGGTTCCCGCCGTCAACCAGATTGAGGCGCATCCGTACCTCCAACAGCCGGATCTGCTCGAGTTCTGCAAGTCAAAGGGCATCCAGCTGGCCGCCTATTCGCCTCTGGGCAACAACCAGACGGGTGAGCCGAGAACGGTGGACGACCCTCTTGTGGGTGAGCTGGGCAAGAAGCTCGGCATTGACGGCGGCCAGTTGCTTGCTTCGTGGGGTGTGCAGCGCGGCACTGTCGTTCTGCCCAAGAGTGTTACCCCTAGCCGGATAGAGTCCAACTTCAAGGTGCAGGAGTTGCCGGCGGATGCCTTTGCGCAGTTGAACGGGCTCGAGAGGAACAAGAGATTCAACTGGCAAACGAGATGGGGTTTCGATATCTTCCAAGAGCTGGGAGAGGAGGAAGTCAAGAGAGTAGCCCAGGAAACGGGTCCTGAGAACTTGACAAAGTTCACCATTTAG
- a CDS encoding metallo-beta-lactamase family protein, whose amino-acid sequence MFSKIITAVALSGVIEKAFASCTCDLKVESYISPGFSLDVVSSLIIGSQAAAIIDLPLAVADAETLAQWVKNTTDKPLLAAFTTHNHPDHYLSGKAFLQHFPEAKHYATPETVHGIQNEAINKTEFWSAAYGPGIIAPVPAIPTAYNFSFFTLPGDEKCPIEILKNIGGDTIDLSSFWIPSTKTLIAGDVVYGHQMHAWLADLLTPALTESWLTTLDFITGIRPSLVIPGHALASTTFSALADVHHTRDYVSFFQKNIEARGPDFYTPREISSMIEAAFPGLTNLTSSTTSATLLNITSENFGRGGQRQVHYFDLTVYNDTNVLDGWRL is encoded by the exons ATGTTTAGTAAGATCATCACCGCCGTCGCTCTATCAGGAGTGATTGAGAAGGCTTTTGCGTCATGCACTTGCGACCTCAAGGTCGAAAGCTACATCAGCCCAGGGTTCTCGTTGGATGTTGTGTCGTCTCTGATCATTGGCTCTCAAGCCGCTGCGATCATCGATTTGCCTCTTGCCGTTGCCGACGCGGAAACCCTGGCTCAATGGGTTAAGAACACAACTGACAAACCTCTCTTGGCGGCTTTCACAACGCATAATCACCCTGATCACTATCTGAGCGGGAAAGCATTCCTTCAGCACTTCCCTGAGGCCAAGCACTACGCCACGCCAGAGACGGTGCATGGGATCCAGAACGAGGCTATCAACAAA ACTGAATTCTGGTCTGCCGCTTATGGCCCCGGCATCATCGCCCCCGTCCCCGCGATTCCGACTGCCTACAacttctccttcttcaccCTCCCAGGCGACGAAAAGTGCCCGATCGAAATACTCAAGAACATTGGCGGCGATACTATTGATCTATCTTCATTTTGGATTCCGTCTACCAAGACACTAATCGCAGGGGACGTCGTCTACGGTCACCAGATGCATGCCTGGCTCGCCGATCTTCTTACGCCCGCCCTTACAGAGTCTTGGCTCACGACCCTCGACTTCATCACGGGCATCAGACCTAGTCTTGTCATACCGGGACACGCGCTGGCGTCCACTACCTTCAGTGCGCTCGCCGATGTCCATCATACAAGAGATTATGTTTCTTTCTTCCAGAAGAATATCGAAGCCAGGGGTCCCGACTTTTACACCCCGCGGGAAATTTCGAGCATGATAGAGGCTGCTTTCCCTGGCTTGACAAACTTGACGTCTTCGACAACTTCGGCTACCTTGCTCAACATCACGTCGGAGAATTTTGGCCGAGGTGGACAACGACAAGTACACTACTTCGACTTGACTGtttataacgatacgaaTGTCTTGGATGGTTGGCGCCTGTGA